In Cytophagia bacterium CHB2, the genomic window GGTGAATGGCAGCCCGGTGATTCTGAGTGAATAAACAGAACGCAAACACGCTCACCTGATTACGCCTCCCACCCGTCGGATTGTCGTCGTCAGGAGACTTGCACCTCTTCGCCTGCGTTATCAATCGCGGGCAGAAATGGCAAGAACCAACGTGCAGATTCAAGTTGAATAAAGTGAGACTTCTATGTGGTTATCCAATACCGCCGTCAAGAACCGCGTCGCGGTTTATGTGTTGATGGCGATCATCATCCTGCTCGGCTGGAATTCTTATACTTCATTACCGCGTGAAGCGGCGCCGGACATCACCATTCCGTTGGTAATCGTTTCGGTGCCGTACATCGGCGTTTCACCGACGGATGTGGAAGGACTGGTCACGCAGCCGCTGGAACGCAATCTCAAATCGCTCAAAGACGTCAAAGAGATCACCTCGGCTTCGAAAGAAGGGCTCTCCACCATCCGCGTTGAATTCAATACCGGCATTGATATCGACGATGCGTTGCGCCGCGTGCGCGATGAAGTCAATTCCACCCGGCCCGAGCTGCCCGATGACATTCTCGATCCGATTGTTTCGGAAATCAACATCAGTGAATTTCCGATCATGTATGTGAACGTCGGCGGCGGCCTGGGTTTGGTGCGGCTCAAGAAAATTGCCGAGGATTTGCAGGACAAGATCGAAGCTATTCCCGGCGTGTTGCGCGCGGATATCAACGGCGGTCTGGAACCGGAAGTGCAGGTCAACTGCGACATCTATCGTCTCGCCGCGTATGAAATCAGTTTCGACGACGTCGCCAATGCCGTGCGCGCGGAAAACATTTCTCTGCCCGGCGGCTCAATCGACACCAAAGAAAAGAACTTCACCGTGCGCGTGCCCGGCGAATTCAAGGACGTGCGGCCGCTGGAAGACATCGTCGTCAAGGTGCGCCAGGGCAAGGCCATCTACCTGCGCGATGTCGCCACCGTGGATTATTCCTTTGAAGATCGTCTCACCTATTCGCGCCTCAACGGCACCGAGGTGGTGACGCTGGGCGTGCGCAAGCGCGCCGGCGAAAATCTCATCCGCATTGCCGATCAAGTGAAGGACATTCTCGCGGCGGAGCAGGCGCATCTGCCGGCGGGCGTCAAGCTCGAGGTTTCCAACGATCAATCCCGCAACATCAGAACCCTGGTGCGCGAGCTGGAAAACAGCATCTTTACCGGCATGTTTCTCGTGGTCATCACCCTCTTCATGTTTTTCGGCTTCAAGAACTCCCTGCTGATCTCCACCGCCATTCCGTTTTCGATGTTGATCGGCTTTACCGTGCTGGCGGCGTTCAACATCACGCTCAATTTCGTGGTGCTGTTCACCCTGGTGCTGGTGTTGGGCATTCTCGTCGATGATGCGATCGTGGTGATCGAGAATATCTATCGCCATCAACAGGAATACCATCAAAGTCCGGTGGAAGCCGCGCAAGCCGCAACCTCGGAAGTGGCGCTGCCGGTGATCACCTCAACGGTGACCACCGTGTCGGGCTTCATTCCGTTGCTGTTCTGGCCCGGCGTGGTGGGCGACTTCATGTGGTATTTGCCGATCACACTCATCGTCACGCTCGGCGCCTCGCTGCTGGTGGCCTTCATCATCAGCCCGGTGCAGGGCGCGCAGTGGATCGACTACAAGAAGGAAATTCGCAAGGCGCGTGAAAATCTCGAGCATCCGCATTGGTACAAAAAGTACAACCCGTTCACGATTCTCTATCACAAAGTGGATGAAAAATTTTTCCCTTACATGCAGCAGCAGTACGTGAAGGCTTTGCATTGGACGCTGCGACGCAAGGGACTTACGATTGGGGCTTCTGTGGTTTTTCTGATTTTGGTCTTCCTGCTGTTCGGTGTGTTCAACACCGGCGTTGAGTTTTTTCCGAACGTCGAGCCTTCTCTCGTGCGCGTCGTGGTGGAAAGTCCTTCCGGCACTTCGCTGGACGTGACCAACGGCATCGCGGAATCTCTCGAAGAACGGCTGGCACAGATTCACGGCAGGAAAGACATCGAGTTTGTGGTGGCGAGCGCCGGCACTTCGGAAGATCCGTTTGATTTCGGCGGCCAGGGCACGCCGAACAAGGCGCAAATTGCGATCAACTTTTACGAAAAATTGCAGCGCCGGCAGAGCAGTTTCCTCACGCTCGAGGAAATCCGGCGCGGCACCACGGGCCTCGCCGGCGCTGAAGTGCGCGTGAACCGACAGGAGATGGGACCGCCGGTGGGCGCTCCGGTGAGTGTGGAAATTTCGGGCGAGGACTATGCCCAACTCGCCGAGCTGAGCAGTCGCATCAAAGAAAAAATCAAATCCGTGCCGAATCTGGTGGATTTGAAAGACGACTACGACATCGGCAAACCGGAGGTTGTCGTCATTGTCGATCGCGAGAAAGCCGGGCGGCTCTGGTCGAGCACGCGTCAAGTCGCGGCCACCGTGCGCGCGGCAGTCAACGGCATCGAGGCGTCCAAATATCGCGTCGGCGAAGACGAGTACAAGATTCGCGTGCGCGCGCTCGAATCACAGCGCCGCAACGTCGAAGATTTGGAAAATGTTCATATCACTTTCATGAACATGGAAGGCAGGCGCTATTCCTTTCCCTTGACCTCCGTTGCCGAAATTCGCCGCACGTCTTCCATCACCGACATTCGCCGCAAGGACATGAAGCGCGTGATCACCATTAGCGGTGAAGTCGAGGGCCGCCTCGCCTCTGAAGTGCTCAACGACGTGAAGGCCCGGCTCGCGAACTTCGAGCTGCCCGCGGGTTATGATCTCAAATTCACCGGCAAGGATGAAGAACAAAAGAAAGCCGAGGCCTTTCTCAAAGATGCCTTTGTCATCACGTTGCTGCTGGTGTTTTTGATTCTGGTGTCGGAGTTCAATTCCATTCGCGTGCCGTTTGTGATCATGCTTTCCGTGCTGCTTTCATTGATCGGCGTGATGATCGGCTTGATGGTGACGCGCCTGCCCTTCAGCGTGATCATGACCGGCGTGGGCGTGATTGCGCTCGCCGGCATCGTGGTGCGCAACGGCATTGTGCTGCTCGATTTCGCCAAACAGAAGCTGCAACAAGGCATGCCACTGGAAGAAGCGCTGGTCGAAGCCGGCCGCGTGCGTCTGCGGCCGGTGTTGCTCACCGCCGCCGCCACCGTGCTCGGCGTACTGCCGTTGGCCACTGGCTTCGATTTCAATTGGCGCGAGCTGCATTTCGTCATTGGCGCAGAAAGCGCGGATTTCTGGGGCCCGCTCGGCGTGGCGATTATCTTCGGTTTGACGATCGCGACCTTTCTCACGCTGGTCATCGTGCCGACTTTTTATGCGCTGCTCGAAAGCTGGTCGCAAGCGATCGTTTCGTTCTCGCGTCGGCTCTTTGCCAATCACAACAATTCCGTTGAACCGGAAACAAGCACACGATGATATTCGCCTTTGCCGGCGCCAAGCTTCTCATCAAGATTCAAAATTGCCATGGCAACGCAGGACACCGCCGCCGAACCCAAGCTGGGCAGACTCTTGCTCACGGATGTCCGCCGCGGTGATTTTTTCCGCACGGTGCGCCGGGATTGGAACGAGCTCAAGGAATTCTATCTCGATCGAGAACGCAAGAACCGCCTGCAGGCAATGGGGAAGGTCAAGCGCTTCTTCGTCATGGCGTGGTGGCTGATCAAAAGCCTCTTTCTGAAGCTCACGCCGGTGCGGCGGGTGCTGGTGGTACTCAGCTGTATTCTCATCATTCAATCCGGAACCATCGGTTACGAAGACAGCAGATTTCAGTTTACCAATGACACAAGCGAGGCCGGCTTCATTCTCCTGCTCTTCGTGCTCATGCTCGAATTGAAGGATAAGATGACCGCGCAAAGCGAGCTGGCTGCCGGCCGCGCGGTGCAGCGCGCGCTCATGCCCAAGCGCAATCCGATGGTGGCAGGCTGGGAGATCTGGATGATCGCGCAGTCGGCGAATGAAGTGAGCGGCGATTTTGTGGATTTTCTCGATTTGCAGAATGCGCGCTACGGCCTGGCTTTGGGTGATGTCGCTGGCAAAGGTTTGAAAGCTGCGCTGCTGATGGTGAAGCTGCAAGCCACGCTGCGTGCGCTGGCCGCGGAGTTTGACTCGCTGGCGGAGCTGGGCGCCAAGTTGAACGCGATTCTTCGGCGTGATGGCTTGCCGGACAGTTTTGCTTCGCTGGTGTATCTGGAATTGCAGCCCGATTCCGGCAGCGTGCGCTTGCTCAATGCCGGACACATGCCGCCGCTCCGCCTCAGCGATTTCAAGCTGGAAGAAATTGCGCAACACGCCACAGCCTTGGGCCTCACACCTGAAGCGACATTTGTGGAGCAGAGAGTTGAATTGCAGAAGGGTGAGACTCTGCTGATCTATTCCGATGGTTTGACAGAGGCGCGCAACGAGGCCGGTGACTTTTTCGGTGAAGAGCGCTTGTTTGCCCTGCTGCGTTCGTTGGCAGGGTTGCGCGCTGCCGAAATGGGCGCAAGGATCATCGCCGAAATCGAAAAGTTCGTCGGTGAAGCACACGCGCATGATGATTTTTCGTTGCTGATTTTGCAACGCACAGCAATTTAATCAGAATCGAGGCAAACCGTGTTGTGAAAAAAATGAAATGTCTGGCTCGCCAGCGAGGGCATTAGCCCACCCGCAGGAAGCAAAATCCTATTTAGCGGATTGATGGCGCCGGACAGCGCGGAATACAGCAGAGCCGGCATGTTTGTGTTGACGATCATACTTGGTATGATCTATGAATTTCTGGTCGAGCTTGTTGCCTCGGTGTTGTTCAATGCGCGGCTGGACAAAGCCACACCGATTTTAGCTGCAAAGGTATGAGCATGGGTTCACTCAACAGACATGAAGCAGGGGAGAGTCGTCAATGGAAGTTTGGAAATACGCGGCGTTCACCATCATTGGCTGTGTTTTGATCTCTGGGAGTGTCATGATGGGATTGGTACTCCGTAAACTGGAAGCGAGCATGGTTCACACCATCAATTCGCGGGATATCATCCTTCTTTCAACCACCGTGATAGCCGGTTTGGCCATGCTTATCCTGGGAATTCGAAATCTGGTTCGAATCCGCCGGAATTCAACTTGAATCAAGCCCTGAGCCGGAATCGATCACCTGTTCGTGGGGAATAGCCGCGATCATATTTCTCCTGTGGCGCCTGTTCGTCGTTTTTGATGGCGATCGAAAGTGGAGGAAAAAATCGGATATGCATGTATCAGTCCGGCATCGTTTTTGGAGAAATTCCATGGTGAAATCATGGGTTCTGAACCTCGCACGCATCTTCGGGTTTGCGGTCATCCTCGCTGCCTGGTCCTGGTTGAACCGTAACGAGCTGGAGCCGGCGGTGACCGTCATCATGATCATTGGTGGCGTCGCCGTCATGTTTCCCATTACCTGGATCGGCCGTCGTCTGCTCGATGCCAAGCCGACACCTGATCGCACCAAAGCAGTGACGACTGGCGTTCATTATGCCATTGTGCCATCGCTCGGCACCGCCATTATCGCAGCGATCAAGGTTGGACGCGCTTGGCCGGGTTGGATCATCCCATTGCCTCGCGAGATCGGCTGGGTGCTGATGGTTGTGACCGGTGCCGTGATGACCCTCACGGTGTTGAATCTTGCTTTCGGAGGCCATGGCGCGCCGTTCGCCGTTGCGCTCAGCAAGCGTCTGACCGTGAGTTGGATGTACGCTTGGACGCGCAACCCGATGGTGCTCAGCACAATCGCGTTTTTGATTTCCGTCGGACTCTGGCTCCAATCCCTGCTTTTCATCTTATGGATGATTGTTCTGGTCATACCGGCCTGGCTGTATCTTCTCAGAGTGTTCGAGGAGCGCGAGCTGGAGATTCGTTTCGGCGCCTCTTACTTGGCATATAAAGCCAGGACCCCCATGCTGTGGCCAAGGCGGCCGTCGCCGCCTGCTTCAACCAAAGCAGAGTAGGAGCCCCCAAATGACTGAAGTATTACTTTTCATAATCGGAACCTTAGGCCTGGCGTTTTTCTCCCGGCGCTCGTTGCGCTGGCCCAGCTCACACGGCTTCTTCAGATTCGTTGCGGCGGAAGAGAAGGAGAATCTCGCGAGGTTCGGCGAAGCATATGCCACGTATTCCCGGACAACGAAAAAGTTCATTCCGTATCTTGTGTAGAAGATGAACGATAAAAAAATCGTCATTCTCGGCGGCTATGGCAACACCGGCAGCCTCATTGCGAAATATCTGCTGCAGGAAACCAATTGCGCGTTGGTACTCGCGGGCAGAAACAAAACCAAAGCTGAGCAGCTTGCGCGTGAGTTGAACGAGCAATCACAGAGCCGGCGTGTTGCCGGCGCGTTTGCCAACGCGGCTGAAGTGGAGAGCCTCAAACGCGTCTTTGCCGATGCGGATATGGTGATTGTGGCTTCGAGCACAACGCAGTTCACGCGGCCGATCGCAGAAGCAGCGCTGGCCTCGCAATGCGATTTCTTTGACATTCAATTCTCCCATGCCAAAATCGGCTACTTAAAATCTATTGAGAATGACATTCGATCGGCCGGGCTTTGCTTCATCACCGACGGCGGTTTTCATCCCGGACTGCCGGCGGTCATGATCCGCCATATCGCCGAAAGATTTGACCGGCTTCAAATGGCGCGTGTCGGCAGCGTTATCAAAATCAACTGGCGGGATTTGTCGCTGGGCGATGAGACATGCGCGGAGTTGATCGAATTCATGAATCATTTCTCCGGCGCCGTTTTCAAAAACAGCAAATGGCAAAAGGTGCGGTGGCTCGGCATGTTCGATACGATTGGGATGGACTTCGGCGAACCGTTTGGCAGAAGCTACTGTGTGCCGATGCCGATTGAGGAAATCAACAGCTTGCCCGCAATGTATCCCGGCCTGCAAGAAACCGGCTTTTATGTTGGCGGTTTCAACTGGTTTGTTGACTGGCTCGTCTTTCCGTTCATCTGGCCGTTGTACAAGTTGTTCGGCAAGCGCAGCGTCAAGCCGCTCGCCAAAGTTTTGGGTTGGGGTCTGCGAAATTTCTCCAAACCGCCCTTTGGCACGCGCTTGAAGGTCGAAGCCTCGGGGATGAAAAATGGCAAGGCCCTCTCGCGCAATCTGATTTTGTCACATGCCGATGGTTATGTTTTCACTGCTATTCCTGTCGTCGCAACGCTCTTGCAGTATTTGGACGGCTCCGGCCGGAAGCCCGGCATGTGGACGCAGGCGCATTTTGTCGAACCGAGGCGAATGCTGCGAGACATGCAGAGAATGGGCATTGAAATGGGTGAGAGCAACTCTGCCGAGCGCGCATAGTTTTATCGAAACAGAGACTGCGCCATGCCTACAAAAACACGCACGAAACTGATCGATGTAACCACCGAAAACGTCGCTGCGAAGGGTTTCTTTTGCTACATGAGCAAACCCAAAACTGAGGGCTATCAACGGAAATTGAACTGGGTCAAAGCGCGCTTCGCGGAAGGCATGCGCATCAAAATGTACGAGCTGCCACAGCGAGGGTTTATCGAATACATTCCTGGTGAATATGCCTGGCGCGCCGTTGAGGCCAAAGTCTACATGTTCACCCACCATCTTTGAATCTTCGGCAAACGAACTTGGCCCTGAAAGCTGCGCGGTGGAATTGAAAAGCTGTGATGAACTCAGAGATATGTCGCCCTCGCCCTACGGCGCGCTTAGAGTTGTGTTCAATGGCAGATTATTGTTAATTCACTATTTGTTCGAAATGAATTGTTGAAACGCTTGGAAGAACTTAAAAGGAGCAAACCATGAAAGGTAAAACCGCAAGTTTTGTGTTCTTGACAGTCTGTGTCATTCTCGCTGCGCTGTTGCTTACCAAGACGATCACTCCCATGCAGAGCGGAACTGTTTTCGCCATCGCCCTCGTTCTGCTGGGCGGGTTCTCCGGCGGGTTCCGCAAGAAGTAAGGACAGGCTACTCTCAAGGCGTGCTCACAAGTCGATGCGGTCGCAATTAAAACGGAAGAATGCCTCGCGAGAAAAACATATGGAATCAACACAGGACAATGGCCGCAGGCTTTTTCTGGTTCGGCTCGCCCATACGCTGATTTGGGCATTCTTTGTGTTCGTCATCGGCTATATTCTTTATGCGGGGGTTTTTGATAAGATTGGCGTTTGGGTTTGGATTGCCATTGGCTTGATCATTTCCGTACCACTGGCGCAACACGCATGAGCTTGAAAAAGTGCACGATTTGCCGGTGCCTGAACAGGATATGATGGTTGATCTGTATTTGACCATAGCAACGAAATGAAAGCAGGAGACTCAACTACAGACTGGCTGCTCGCAGGCGATCCGGCGATTCGCTGGCAAACCCTGCGCGATCTGTGTGGCGCCGATGAGGCCAAATTCTTGCGAGAACGCAAGAAGATTGCTTGGGAAGGCTGGGGCGCGCGGCTCTTGGCGCGTCAAACTGCATCGGGCATGTGGGGCGGCGGCCTCTATAGGCCCAAGTGGATTTCGACAACTTACGCCATGCTCTTGCTACGCCAGTTCGGATTGCCGTCGGATCATCCGCAAGCCTTCAAAGCCTGCAAGCTGCTCCTGGACGAAGGATGCTATCATGACGGTGACAGCAATCTTTTTGCTGCGATGCAACACAGTGAAACCTGCATCACCGGCATGGTGCTGGCAATTCTGGCCTATTTCGATTTTCCTGATGCGCGTGTTAAAAAAAATGGTTAAGCATCTTCTCTTGCAACAAATGCCGGACGGCGGCTGGAATTGCCGATCCTATGAGGGCTCGGCGCACAGCTCATTTCATACGACGATCAGCGTGCGGGAAGGCTTGCGAGAATACCAAAAGCGCCATCCTTCTTAAATTGTGACTGAAAGCCAGGAGCGCGGCGTTGAGTTTGTGCTGGTGCACAAGCTCTTTCGGTCGCATCGAACCGGCGCGTTGTTGATCCGAAAATGACGCGGTTCTCGTTCCCGCCGCGCTGGCGCTATGACATCATGCGGGCGTTGGATTATTTTCAGGCCTGCAATCTGCTCCGCGATTCTCGTCTGGACGAGGCCATTGCCATCATCAAAAAGAAACGCTGCGCGGACGGCACGTGGGTTTTGCAGAGCAAACATCCCGGCAGAATTTTTTTGAAATGGAACAGTTCGGAAAGCCCAGCCGCTGGAATACCCTGCGCGCGCTGCGCATTCTGCAATGGTATGAACGGGATGAGTAACCGCTTTATGCCTGCGATTTGATTAACACCAACGATTCAAGGAGAAAATCAATGCTACGCCGCTACACTCTCGTCTGGTTTGTTTTGATGATCGCTGCCATCATCAACGGCGCCCTCCGCGAGGCCGTTTACAAGAACAGCCTCGGCGATTTGCGCGCGCATCAGCTTTCCACGCTCACCGGCATTATCCTGCTCGGCGTGGTGATTTGGGCATTGAGCCGTCTCTGGCCGCTGGCCTCAGCCCAACAAGCCTGGACCGTCGGTTTCATTTGGCTGGCGATGACGATTGCCTTTGAATTTCTCTTCGGCCATTTTGTAGCGGGCCATCCGTGGAGCAAGTTGCTGCAGGATTACAATATTGCTGCCGGCCGCGTGTGGCTGCTCGTGCTGATTTGGACCACGATCGCGCCTTACGTTTTTTACAAAATAAGATAGCAAAAAGCTTGAAACGGGATGGATGATTTATGTTGAACGATGAGATTAAAAGAAGCGATTTCATCAAAACACTGATCGCCGGCGTTTCCACTCTCGCTCTGGATTGGAGCATTTTGCCACGAGGCGCTGGCGCGCAAAAAAGTGACAATGAATTTGACGCCACCATCATCGGCTCGGGACTCGGCGGACTGAGCTGCGCCGCAGCGTTCGCCCGCCAGGGCTTCCAGCCGTTGGTGCTTGAAAAACACGACCGGCCCGGCGGTTTTGAATTTGATGTGTCGTTGCATTCCACCACCTTCGGCGAACGCGGCGGCATACACAATCTCATTCCCGGCTTTCCGGAAATAAGCGATGTTGAATTTGTCCCGCATCCCAATTTGTATCGCATCATCTTTCCCGAGCATGATATTCGCGTCCCCCAGCGCAATCTCCCTGTCTCTATCGATCTGCTCGCCGGCCACTTTCCCGCAGAAAAGACGGGCATCACAGAATTGTTCACCGACATACAAGGGCTGTTCGACGATATCAATAAATTTTCACGCGCCGCGGGCCAGGTGGATATGATGCGTTTTCCCGCGGAATTTCCGCTTGTCTGGCTGATCTTGCTGCCGTTCCGCCTGCTCGGCATGGTCGTGGAAGGCGTATTTGAATTTCTGCGAGCCATAATCATGCTGCCGGCTCAGCTCTTGCGCAACTTAAGCCGAGCGTGAGCCTGGCACGAAGCAATTGTCTGTCAAAAGTCAAAGCTTAACAT contains:
- a CDS encoding isoprenylcysteine carboxylmethyltransferase family protein, translating into MHVSVRHRFWRNSMVKSWVLNLARIFGFAVILAAWSWLNRNELEPAVTVIMIIGGVAVMFPITWIGRRLLDAKPTPDRTKAVTTGVHYAIVPSLGTAIIAAIKVGRAWPGWIIPLPREIGWVLMVVTGAVMTLTVLNLAFGGHGAPFAVALSKRLTVSWMYAWTRNPMVLSTIAFLISVGLWLQSLLFILWMIVLVIPAWLYLLRVFEERELEIRFGASYLAYKARTPMLWPRRPSPPASTKAE
- a CDS encoding efflux RND transporter permease subunit → MWLSNTAVKNRVAVYVLMAIIILLGWNSYTSLPREAAPDITIPLVIVSVPYIGVSPTDVEGLVTQPLERNLKSLKDVKEITSASKEGLSTIRVEFNTGIDIDDALRRVRDEVNSTRPELPDDILDPIVSEINISEFPIMYVNVGGGLGLVRLKKIAEDLQDKIEAIPGVLRADINGGLEPEVQVNCDIYRLAAYEISFDDVANAVRAENISLPGGSIDTKEKNFTVRVPGEFKDVRPLEDIVVKVRQGKAIYLRDVATVDYSFEDRLTYSRLNGTEVVTLGVRKRAGENLIRIADQVKDILAAEQAHLPAGVKLEVSNDQSRNIRTLVRELENSIFTGMFLVVITLFMFFGFKNSLLISTAIPFSMLIGFTVLAAFNITLNFVVLFTLVLVLGILVDDAIVVIENIYRHQQEYHQSPVEAAQAATSEVALPVITSTVTTVSGFIPLLFWPGVVGDFMWYLPITLIVTLGASLLVAFIISPVQGAQWIDYKKEIRKARENLEHPHWYKKYNPFTILYHKVDEKFFPYMQQQYVKALHWTLRRKGLTIGASVVFLILVFLLFGVFNTGVEFFPNVEPSLVRVVVESPSGTSLDVTNGIAESLEERLAQIHGRKDIEFVVASAGTSEDPFDFGGQGTPNKAQIAINFYEKLQRRQSSFLTLEEIRRGTTGLAGAEVRVNRQEMGPPVGAPVSVEISGEDYAQLAELSSRIKEKIKSVPNLVDLKDDYDIGKPEVVVIVDREKAGRLWSSTRQVAATVRAAVNGIEASKYRVGEDEYKIRVRALESQRRNVEDLENVHITFMNMEGRRYSFPLTSVAEIRRTSSITDIRRKDMKRVITISGEVEGRLASEVLNDVKARLANFELPAGYDLKFTGKDEEQKKAEAFLKDAFVITLLLVFLILVSEFNSIRVPFVIMLSVLLSLIGVMIGLMVTRLPFSVIMTGVGVIALAGIVVRNGIVLLDFAKQKLQQGMPLEEALVEAGRVRLRPVLLTAAATVLGVLPLATGFDFNWRELHFVIGAESADFWGPLGVAIIFGLTIATFLTLVIVPTFYALLESWSQAIVSFSRRLFANHNNSVEPETSTR
- a CDS encoding FAD-binding protein gives rise to the protein MLNDEIKRSDFIKTLIAGVSTLALDWSILPRGAGAQKSDNEFDATIIGSGLGGLSCAAAFARQGFQPLVLEKHDRPGGFEFDVSLHSTTFGERGGIHNLIPGFPEISDVEFVPHPNLYRIIFPEHDIRVPQRNLPVSIDLLAGHFPAEKTGITELFTDIQGLFDDINKFSRAAGQVDMMRFPAEFPLVWLILLPFRLLGMVVEGVFEFLRAIIMLPAQLLRNLSRA
- a CDS encoding serine/threonine-protein phosphatase; the encoded protein is MATQDTAAEPKLGRLLLTDVRRGDFFRTVRRDWNELKEFYLDRERKNRLQAMGKVKRFFVMAWWLIKSLFLKLTPVRRVLVVLSCILIIQSGTIGYEDSRFQFTNDTSEAGFILLLFVLMLELKDKMTAQSELAAGRAVQRALMPKRNPMVAGWEIWMIAQSANEVSGDFVDFLDLQNARYGLALGDVAGKGLKAALLMVKLQATLRALAAEFDSLAELGAKLNAILRRDGLPDSFASLVYLELQPDSGSVRLLNAGHMPPLRLSDFKLEEIAQHATALGLTPEATFVEQRVELQKGETLLIYSDGLTEARNEAGDFFGEERLFALLRSLAGLRAAEMGARIIAEIEKFVGEAHAHDDFSLLILQRTAI